The following DNA comes from candidate division KSB1 bacterium.
GCAGCCTGAATTTTTTTGCCGGCGCGCTGGCCTACTTTCCAAAATCCGTTCGTTTTGCTTATGAAATGCACAAACAAGGCATCGAGCACATTCATGCGCATTTCTGCAATCATCCGGCCGTCGCAGCGCTGATCATTCACCGGTTGACCGGCATTCCATACAGTTTCACGGCGCACGGCTCGGATTTGCACAAAGACAAGCGCATGCTCGACAAAAAAGTCGCGGCCTGCGCCTTTGCGGTCACGGTCTCGAATTTCAACAAAGGCGAAATGCTGAAAGCCTGCGGCGAACGCCAGCGCGATAAAATTCATGTTATTCGTTGCGGCATCGACCCCGAAGTTTTTTTGCCGGCGGAAGAACAAAAAAACGGCAAGACGCTGTTTCGCATTATCTGTGTCGGCTCGTTTGAAGAAGTGAAAGGCCATAAATATCTCGTCGAGGCTTGCCGCCGGCTGCGCGAGGCCGGAATTGATTTCGTGTGTGATTTGATCGGCGACGGCCCGGTGCGCGGGCAGGTGGCCAAGCAGATTGCGGAGCTTGATTTAAAAGACAAAGTGATTATCCATGGTAGCCTGAAGCGGCAGAGCGTGGCGGAGATGATGCGCGCCGCAGACGTGAAAGTGCTGGCGAGCGTGCCGACGGCGGAGGGCAAGCGCGAGGGCGTTCCCGTTGTCATCATGGAAGCCATGGCCACCGGTCTGCCGGTGATCTCGACGCAGCTTTCCGGCATTCCGGAGCTGGTTGATGACGGCCGAACGGGCATTCTGGTGCCTCCCGGCGACACGCAGGCTTTGTTTGTCGCGTTGCAAAAACTTTATGAAAATCCCGGCCTGCGCCAGAGCCTGGGCCGCGCCGGTCGGGAAAAAGTTTTGCGGGAGTTCAATCTGCGCTTGAATGTCATCAAGCTGGCGAATCTATTCGCTGCCGCCAAGCCTTGATGGTGTGCGGCGGTTCCAGTTTTATGGAAGCCGGCTCATTTTCCGCAAAAAACCTTGGCGAAATTCCTTGCATAAGAGCGCAAAATTTTTACCTTGAAATCTCGGTGGTCATAACCGAAATTTCAAGGTGATTTTTATGGTAGACCGCAAGCAGGAGCTTGAAACGCTCCGGAAACTGCTTACCCGACACCCGGTCGTCGGAATTATAGGCGCGCGTCAGGTTGGTAAAACAACGCTGGCGCGCATGCTGGCCGCCAAAACCAAGGGCGCAACATCGTCCTTTGACCTCGAAAACCCTGAAGACCTCGCGCGGCTGGGTGATCCGATGCTTGCCCTCAAGGAGTTGAAAGGCCTTATCATCATTGATGAGATTCAGC
Coding sequences within:
- a CDS encoding glycosyltransferase, with the protein product MKLAYIMSRFPKISETFILYEILEQERLGHPVEVYPLLREHQPVTHPEAERLVERAHFHPFISLPIIWANAYYMLRQPFAYLKTLFEVLSGTFGSLNFFAGALAYFPKSVRFAYEMHKQGIEHIHAHFCNHPAVAALIIHRLTGIPYSFTAHGSDLHKDKRMLDKKVAACAFAVTVSNFNKGEMLKACGERQRDKIHVIRCGIDPEVFLPAEEQKNGKTLFRIICVGSFEEVKGHKYLVEACRRLREAGIDFVCDLIGDGPVRGQVAKQIAELDLKDKVIIHGSLKRQSVAEMMRAADVKVLASVPTAEGKREGVPVVIMEAMATGLPVISTQLSGIPELVDDGRTGILVPPGDTQALFVALQKLYENPGLRQSLGRAGREKVLREFNLRLNVIKLANLFAAAKP